A stretch of Pseudorhodobacter turbinis DNA encodes these proteins:
- a CDS encoding YcgN family cysteine cluster protein, protein MTEKLPPIAPDSGLRPRFWETVPLKKMSSAEWEALCDGCGKCCLNKIEYEDTEELLFTRVACRLLDGDSCRCAKYEIRHQFVPECVSLTPQKLEKIAYWLPRTCAYRRLHEGKPLEDWHPLITGDPESVHHAEISVRGWTVPENEVDEDDWEDYLIEEQS, encoded by the coding sequence ATGACCGAAAAACTCCCCCCCATCGCCCCTGATTCCGGCCTGCGGCCCCGCTTTTGGGAAACCGTCCCGCTGAAAAAGATGTCCTCGGCCGAATGGGAGGCGCTTTGTGACGGCTGCGGGAAATGCTGCCTGAACAAGATCGAATATGAAGACACCGAAGAGCTACTGTTCACTCGCGTTGCCTGCCGCTTGCTGGATGGCGATAGCTGTCGCTGCGCCAAATATGAAATCCGCCATCAGTTTGTGCCGGAATGCGTCTCGCTGACCCCGCAAAAGCTGGAAAAGATCGCCTATTGGCTACCGCGCACCTGCGCCTATCGCCGCCTCCATGAGGGTAAACCGCTGGAGGATTGGCACCCCCTGATCACTGGTGATCCCGAAAGCGTGCATCACGCCGAAATCTCGGTACGAGGCTGGACTGTACCGGAAAACGAGGTCGACGAGGATGATTGGGAAGATTACTTGATTGAGGAACAAAGCTGA
- a CDS encoding bifunctional riboflavin kinase/FAD synthetase, whose amino-acid sequence MKVYQHWQGVEPSHRGASVAMGNFDGVHLGHQHVINLAAAHGPLGVITFEPHPRSFFAPASAPFRLMNAEARANRLAKLDVQTLFELPFNATLAGLSPEEFVADVLADGLGVSHVTVGADFCFGKGRRGAATDLKRLCADHGITVHLADLVQADNTDISSTRIREALTQGDTQAAKKMLGHWHRIDAEVIHGAKRGRELGYPTANMEVTGLHLPRNGVYAVLADVLTGPHKGQYHGAANLGTRPMFGDNRPNLETHLFDFQGDLYGQHLSIAFVEWLRGEEKFDGLDALIAQMDADCAKARHILKAAQ is encoded by the coding sequence ATGAAGGTTTATCAGCATTGGCAAGGGGTTGAACCGTCACATCGCGGGGCCTCTGTTGCGATGGGCAATTTTGACGGCGTCCACCTTGGCCACCAGCATGTCATAAACCTTGCCGCCGCCCATGGCCCCCTTGGCGTTATCACGTTTGAACCCCACCCCCGCAGCTTTTTCGCCCCTGCCTCTGCCCCGTTCCGGTTGATGAATGCCGAGGCCCGCGCCAATCGTCTGGCCAAGTTGGACGTCCAAACTCTGTTCGAGCTGCCCTTCAACGCCACCCTTGCAGGGCTTTCCCCCGAGGAATTTGTCGCCGATGTTCTGGCCGATGGCTTGGGCGTCTCGCATGTCACCGTGGGTGCCGATTTTTGCTTTGGCAAAGGGCGGCGAGGTGCCGCGACCGACTTGAAACGCCTTTGTGCAGATCACGGGATTACTGTGCATCTAGCCGATCTTGTGCAAGCCGATAACACTGATATTTCCTCCACCCGTATCCGTGAGGCCTTAACGCAGGGCGACACGCAGGCCGCAAAGAAAATGCTCGGCCATTGGCACCGTATCGATGCAGAGGTGATCCACGGCGCCAAACGCGGGCGTGAGCTGGGCTATCCGACCGCCAATATGGAGGTGACCGGCTTGCACCTTCCGCGCAACGGGGTTTATGCGGTTCTGGCGGATGTTCTGACCGGGCCGCATAAGGGCCAATATCACGGAGCCGCCAACCTTGGCACCCGCCCGATGTTTGGCGACAACCGCCCCAATCTAGAAACCCATCTCTTTGATTTTCAAGGGGACCTATACGGGCAGCACCTCTCAATCGCCTTCGTTGAATGGCTGCGGGGTGAAGAGAAGTTCGACGGGCTTGACGCACTTATCGCCCAGATGGATGCTGATTGCGCCAAAGCCCGACATATCCTGAAGGCCGCACAATGA
- a CDS encoding MaoC family dehydratase, whose translation MLDNQPRGTICIEDIEIGMSRDLWKTVTDRDIELFAEVSTDRNPVHLDDNYAQDTIFEGRIAHGMLTAGLISAVIGEQLPGHGSVYMGQSLKFMAPVRPGDRVHTIVTVTAIDNARRRVTLETRCSVGDTVVLKGEALVLAPSRKFD comes from the coding sequence ATGCTGGATAACCAACCACGCGGCACGATCTGTATCGAAGATATCGAAATTGGTATGTCCCGTGATTTGTGGAAAACCGTCACCGACCGCGACATCGAACTGTTTGCAGAGGTCTCAACCGACCGGAACCCCGTGCATCTTGATGATAATTACGCCCAAGACACGATTTTTGAGGGCCGCATCGCACATGGCATGCTGACGGCGGGGCTTATCTCGGCGGTGATCGGTGAGCAGCTTCCCGGCCACGGCTCTGTCTATATGGGGCAAAGCCTGAAATTCATGGCACCAGTGCGCCCCGGCGATCGGGTCCACACCATTGTCACAGTGACAGCAATCGATAATGCGCGCCGCCGTGTGACCCTTGAAACCCGTTGCTCGGTAGGCGATACCGTGGTTTTAAAGGGTGAAGCGCTGGTTCTGGCGCCAAGCCGAAAATTCGACTGA
- a CDS encoding TIGR01459 family HAD-type hydrolase, whose product MTQIISAFAEIAPRYRALFCDLWGCVHDGKKPFPGAIAALQAFRAQGGVVVLVSNAPRPKPGVLTQLDRIGVPRDAYDEVVTSGDATQYAFLSGAVGHKVHHIGPMPKDQPFFDEFADPTLAALAAKSPVELVPLDQAEGILCTGPNDDLNDTPADYRAAFLLAKTKGLKMLCANPDLVVDFGDKRIYCAGALAALYEEMGGEALYFGKPHPPIYDLARRRLADLAGDLPNDAILCIGDGISTDVLGAMQEGLDSLFLTEGLNAGQFGPADALNAEELHSWLADGARNPTYVMGMLR is encoded by the coding sequence ATGACCCAGATCATCTCCGCATTTGCTGAAATCGCGCCCCGCTACCGCGCGCTGTTTTGTGATCTTTGGGGCTGTGTCCATGACGGCAAAAAGCCGTTTCCCGGTGCAATCGCGGCCTTGCAGGCGTTTCGCGCGCAAGGCGGGGTTGTGGTGCTGGTGTCCAACGCGCCGCGCCCCAAGCCCGGGGTGCTTACGCAGCTTGACCGAATCGGTGTGCCGCGTGACGCCTATGATGAGGTGGTAACCTCGGGCGATGCGACGCAATACGCCTTTTTGTCGGGGGCCGTGGGCCACAAGGTCCATCACATCGGCCCGATGCCCAAGGATCAGCCCTTCTTTGATGAGTTCGCTGACCCGACATTGGCCGCGCTGGCCGCAAAAAGCCCGGTGGAGCTTGTGCCCCTTGATCAGGCCGAGGGCATCCTTTGCACCGGTCCCAATGATGATCTGAACGACACCCCTGCCGACTACCGCGCAGCCTTTTTGCTAGCCAAGACCAAGGGACTAAAGATGCTTTGCGCCAATCCAGATCTGGTGGTGGATTTCGGTGACAAGCGGATTTACTGCGCCGGCGCGCTTGCCGCCCTCTATGAAGAAATGGGCGGGGAAGCGCTTTATTTCGGTAAACCACACCCGCCGATCTATGATCTTGCGCGCCGCCGTCTGGCCGATCTGGCGGGCGATCTGCCCAATGATGCGATCCTGTGCATCGGCGACGGCATCAGCACCGATGTGCTTGGCGCGATGCAAGAAGGGCTCGATAGCCTGTTTCTGACCGAAGGGTTGAATGCAGGCCAGTTCGGCCCCGCTGATGCTTTGAATGCCGAAGAATTGCACAGCTGGCTGGCCGATGGCGCTCGAAATCCGACCTATGTGATGGGGATGCTGCGTTAA